One Candidatus Afararchaeum irisae genomic region harbors:
- a CDS encoding DUF5803 family protein encodes MRRAVVLAAVVGIVVLSGCMGNSPGASPGYSWSSVEGDTDVYYDLNPDNYTAVMTVSRLDSSQVELSQGDSFGGRIPVRATHVRFRYPNSTVVNASVETESDRTTVTLPSDDGKLAYTSPLRSNSFAREVPVPVDGDVVVVLPEGKDARNRILGGISPSGYEVVSESPLSLRWSGLSQGDTVDVKFYDTGNVRLLIYLFGAVLAGAVAVVVYFRQRLADLREKRREYEY; translated from the coding sequence ATGCGTCGTGCCGTCGTCTTAGCCGCCGTCGTCGGTATCGTCGTACTCTCGGGCTGTATGGGAAACTCCCCAGGAGCCTCACCCGGGTACAGCTGGTCTTCGGTCGAGGGAGACACCGACGTGTACTATGACCTCAACCCCGACAACTATACGGCTGTTATGACTGTGAGCCGTCTCGACTCGTCTCAGGTCGAGCTATCACAGGGGGACTCATTCGGGGGACGTATACCTGTACGCGCTACTCACGTCCGTTTCCGTTACCCCAACTCGACAGTCGTAAATGCGTCAGTCGAGACCGAGTCGGATAGGACTACCGTAACGCTTCCCTCCGACGACGGAAAGCTGGCGTACACGTCGCCGTTGAGGTCTAACTCGTTCGCACGCGAGGTACCGGTGCCTGTCGACGGAGACGTAGTAGTCGTTCTCCCCGAGGGCAAGGACGCCAGAAACAGGATACTCGGCGGAATATCGCCGAGCGGCTACGAGGTCGTCTCGGAGTCACCTCTGAGTCTGAGATGGAGTGGTCTGAGCCAGGGTGACACAGTAGACGTAAAGTTCTACGACACGGGTAACGTACGTCTCCTGATATACCTCTTCGGAGCCGTTTTAGCCGGCGCGGTAGCCGTAGTGGTCTACTTCAGACAGCGTCTCGCCGATCTGCGTGAGAAGAGAAGAGAGTACGAGTACTAG
- a CDS encoding NAD(P)-dependent glycerol-1-phosphate dehydrogenase, with the protein MDEEEGFRKSTWISLPSDVVVGHGVLEEVTDVLDKSCESGIVVTSPTTRGVAGDRVADLLEDSGVGSETVVVEGASFGSIDDVIKTAEDLDADVLLGVGGGVPIDTAKVASHRLDVPFVSVPTAASHDGIVSSRASIPDGESRHSVAASPPLGVVADTGILADAPRRLTASGCADIISNYTAVKDWKLAKRLQNASYSGYAGALSEMTAEILLDNADSIKPGLEESAWIVVKALVSSGVAMSIAGSSRPASGSEHKFSHALDRIDSKRALHGEQCGVGSIMMMYLHGGDWERIRDALETIGAPTTADELGFSRDEIIEALVTAHEIRPERYTILGSGLTEEAAENVAEITGVV; encoded by the coding sequence ATGGACGAGGAAGAAGGCTTCCGTAAGTCGACCTGGATAAGCCTGCCCAGCGACGTCGTAGTCGGACACGGCGTCCTCGAAGAGGTTACGGACGTGCTCGACAAGTCGTGTGAGTCCGGTATAGTCGTCACCTCTCCCACGACACGCGGCGTAGCGGGTGACAGGGTCGCTGACCTACTCGAAGACTCGGGGGTCGGCTCGGAGACAGTCGTCGTAGAGGGCGCGAGCTTCGGGTCGATAGACGACGTGATAAAGACTGCTGAGGATCTCGACGCCGACGTTCTGTTAGGTGTCGGGGGTGGAGTCCCTATAGACACAGCCAAGGTCGCGTCACACAGACTCGACGTACCGTTCGTGAGCGTTCCTACCGCGGCGTCACACGACGGAATCGTCTCGTCGCGCGCGTCTATACCCGACGGCGAGTCGCGTCACTCTGTCGCGGCGTCGCCTCCCCTAGGAGTCGTAGCTGACACGGGGATACTCGCCGACGCACCCCGGCGTCTCACAGCCAGCGGCTGCGCCGATATAATCTCGAACTACACCGCAGTTAAGGACTGGAAGCTCGCAAAGCGTCTCCAGAACGCGAGCTACAGCGGATACGCAGGGGCTCTGAGCGAGATGACCGCCGAGATACTCCTCGACAACGCCGACTCGATAAAGCCCGGATTAGAGGAGAGCGCGTGGATAGTAGTCAAGGCTCTCGTCTCATCTGGAGTCGCGATGAGCATAGCCGGATCGTCACGTCCCGCGAGCGGAAGCGAACATAAGTTCTCACACGCACTCGACCGTATCGACTCAAAGAGGGCTCTCCACGGAGAACAGTGCGGCGTCGGGAGCATAATGATGATGTACCTCCACGGCGGCGACTGGGAACGTATAAGAGACGCACTCGAAACTATAGGTGCTCCGACGACTGCCGACGAGCTCGGGTTCAGCCGTGACGAGATAATAGAGGCTCTCGTGACCGCTCACGAGATAAGACCTGAACGTTACACTATACTAGGAAGCGGACTCACCGAGGAAGCCGCCGAGAACGTCGCCGAGATCACGGGTGTGGTCTAA
- a CDS encoding DUF2110 family protein, whose amino-acid sequence MKTVLNSKIYVEGDARDRALDGAEAVIRDRLEGLDVEYEVRLRGDDRIEIEGIGEDIEMALSLLADEFGEFETDPEKGETYVGTLESWGEDGFTVDIGREIRLPAESLDVLGTGTPSQIRERYGLVQHMALEVVWDDTPRLSDEQADELWDWRKGDGRINVNSSTRGEVRATVNRAGHARDIVTVERLGFLEQSIVCKEETDPPGLLAEIGKYIQGEMKCVVPSS is encoded by the coding sequence ATGAAGACGGTTCTCAACTCGAAGATCTACGTCGAGGGAGACGCCCGTGACAGGGCACTCGACGGTGCGGAAGCCGTCATAAGAGACAGACTCGAAGGACTCGACGTCGAGTACGAGGTACGTCTCAGGGGTGACGACCGGATAGAGATCGAAGGGATCGGAGAAGACATAGAGATGGCTCTCAGCCTACTCGCCGACGAGTTCGGTGAGTTCGAGACCGATCCCGAGAAGGGCGAGACCTACGTTGGAACCTTGGAGTCGTGGGGCGAGGACGGCTTCACAGTCGACATAGGACGTGAAATACGTCTGCCCGCGGAGTCACTCGACGTACTCGGCACCGGGACGCCGTCACAGATACGTGAGAGGTACGGCTTAGTTCAGCACATGGCTCTCGAAGTCGTCTGGGACGACACTCCGCGTCTCTCCGACGAACAGGCGGACGAGCTCTGGGACTGGAGGAAGGGAGACGGACGTATAAATGTCAACTCGTCGACACGCGGCGAGGTCAGGGCTACGGTCAACAGAGCCGGACACGCCCGCGACATAGTCACAGTAGAACGGCTCGGCTTCTTAGAACAGAGCATCGTATGTAAGGAGGAGACTGATCCTCCGGGTCTCTTAGCCGAGATAGGCAAGTACATACAGGGTGAAATGAAATGCGTCGTGCCGTCGTCTTAG
- a CDS encoding LAGLIDADG family homing endonuclease: protein MSLENVELTEKWESFYRSYYDNEIGKLAQKYPREERSLYIDFQDLFQYDPELAEDLRRNPEEMLRYAEEALHEYDVPVADVRFADANLRIRNVGEITEIRGIRSKDVNTLISVEGIVRKATEVRPKAIKTVFECERCGTTTTITQTDDSSLREPYECKGCERQGPFSLLFDQSEFVDSQKVRVQESPEDLRGGENPQTIDVEIEDDITGEVTPGDRVTVVGILRATQDGDSTTFDVFIEGNNIEIEDQEFEEFKITDEDEETIEEIANSPDVYEKIVDSIAPGIYGYETEKLAMALQLFSGVTKNLPDETRIRGDMHILMVGDPGTAKCVAPGTRVTLGDGRDERIENLVETHLEDPKEVDDGVYDDADFSLPSLGRDASVRQKNTTRVWKRTAPDRMYRIETSTGKELEVTPTHPLFVHSDAKIEGVRAEDLEEGDFIATPNETVVKGDDSLDTEYKYRKSKANNSVSLDLPDEITPQMSRLLGYIVAEGYVQSNDDNTGTVYVTNKDTEILEDVERGLESLGLGLNTSVRETHEGKTTKEIVCSSSEFVSFLENLSPSLLKPSRDKRVPEAVMTSTDKVRSDFLSAYVDAEGTVSEKQREISVSSTSEELIDDVSTLLLSVGISSQKVSEDDGYSYSLRISGSDYTEFFEKVGLVTRRKSERAERFSSTSHNTNRHVVPDIGEKLREVRDGLRLPQSDCGVPRTTYQHYERGDRNPSVGSLEEIADRFETRRDELRELKRRLRDDPDWSLICETRESLRVSQESLASSVGVSQAWISGKENEGIADGGSLDMGSPDEETVRADAVERLREEIDDAVSYDEDILEIRKLAESSVLWDRIESIEKVDPDYDYVYDLEVEETHNFVTNGVFSHNSQLLQYVKKIAPRGVYTSGKGSSAAGLTAAAVQDDFGDGKWTLEAGALVLADKGIACVDEVDKMDPKDRSALHEALEQQSVSISKAGINATLKSRCALLGAANPKYGRFDEYEGIAEQIELEPALISRFDLIFTVTDEADEEKDSRLAEHILTTNYAGEVYASDSESRPEREAEDADEIQEEIYPEIESEMLRKYVAYSRRECKPQMTDEARDRVRDFYVDLRSEGEGSDVIPITARKLEALVRLAEASARMRLSDEVEVEDAERAIDIVKESLRDVSYDPETGQLDADIVETGHSSSQRERIKDLSDIIQTIADEREDGKAPRDEILETAEDHGMEREKAQEELKTLQRNGEVIEPSHGHFRLV, encoded by the coding sequence ATGTCTCTCGAAAACGTAGAGCTCACAGAGAAGTGGGAGTCTTTCTACAGGAGTTACTACGACAACGAGATCGGTAAGCTCGCTCAGAAGTACCCGAGAGAGGAGAGATCCCTCTACATCGACTTCCAGGATCTCTTCCAGTACGACCCCGAACTCGCTGAAGACCTCCGGAGGAACCCCGAGGAGATGCTCCGGTACGCCGAGGAAGCCCTCCACGAGTACGACGTCCCTGTCGCCGACGTGCGTTTCGCCGACGCCAACCTACGTATAAGAAACGTGGGTGAGATCACGGAGATACGTGGCATACGTTCGAAGGACGTCAATACACTAATCTCGGTCGAAGGTATCGTGAGAAAAGCGACCGAGGTGCGTCCGAAGGCGATCAAGACAGTCTTCGAGTGCGAGCGGTGTGGAACTACGACGACTATAACACAGACCGACGACAGCAGTCTCAGGGAGCCCTACGAGTGCAAGGGATGTGAGAGACAGGGTCCTTTTAGTCTACTCTTCGACCAGAGTGAGTTCGTCGACTCACAGAAGGTCAGGGTACAGGAGTCGCCCGAGGATCTCAGAGGAGGCGAGAATCCACAGACGATAGATGTCGAGATAGAGGACGACATCACGGGAGAGGTTACCCCCGGGGACAGGGTCACAGTCGTCGGGATTCTGAGAGCAACACAGGACGGCGACTCGACGACCTTCGACGTCTTCATAGAGGGCAACAACATAGAGATAGAGGATCAGGAGTTCGAGGAGTTCAAGATCACCGACGAGGACGAGGAGACGATAGAGGAGATTGCGAACTCCCCCGACGTCTACGAGAAGATAGTCGACAGCATCGCTCCGGGTATATACGGCTACGAGACCGAGAAGCTCGCGATGGCTCTCCAGCTCTTCTCGGGAGTCACGAAGAACCTCCCCGACGAGACACGTATAAGGGGAGACATGCATATTCTGATGGTAGGAGATCCGGGTACTGCGAAATGTGTCGCTCCCGGGACACGTGTTACTCTCGGTGACGGACGTGACGAACGTATAGAGAACCTCGTCGAAACACATCTGGAAGATCCGAAGGAAGTCGATGACGGAGTCTACGACGACGCCGACTTTAGTCTGCCGTCTCTCGGACGTGACGCATCTGTCAGACAGAAGAACACAACCCGTGTCTGGAAACGTACCGCACCTGACCGTATGTACAGGATAGAGACGTCAACAGGGAAGGAACTCGAAGTCACACCCACACATCCCCTCTTCGTACATTCGGATGCGAAGATCGAGGGAGTCAGAGCCGAGGATCTCGAAGAGGGGGACTTCATAGCCACTCCGAACGAGACCGTGGTTAAAGGCGATGACAGTCTCGACACCGAGTACAAGTACAGAAAGTCGAAGGCGAACAACTCAGTTTCGCTCGACCTTCCCGACGAGATTACACCTCAGATGTCGAGGCTCTTAGGATATATAGTAGCCGAGGGATACGTTCAGAGCAACGACGACAACACGGGAACCGTATACGTCACCAACAAAGACACTGAGATACTCGAAGACGTTGAGCGCGGACTCGAAAGTCTGGGTCTGGGTCTGAACACGTCCGTGAGGGAGACACACGAAGGAAAGACCACGAAAGAGATAGTATGTAGTTCGAGCGAGTTCGTGAGCTTCCTCGAAAACCTCTCCCCGAGTCTTCTGAAGCCGTCCAGGGATAAACGGGTTCCAGAGGCTGTGATGACGTCGACGGATAAAGTCAGATCCGACTTCCTGAGTGCGTATGTGGACGCCGAGGGAACCGTCTCAGAGAAACAGCGTGAAATTTCAGTCAGTTCCACGAGTGAGGAGCTTATAGACGATGTGAGTACACTCCTCCTCTCAGTCGGTATATCGTCTCAGAAGGTATCGGAAGACGACGGATACAGCTACAGTCTACGTATATCCGGCTCAGACTATACCGAGTTCTTCGAGAAAGTTGGTCTCGTAACACGGAGGAAGTCGGAGAGGGCAGAGAGATTCAGCAGTACATCCCACAACACAAACAGACACGTAGTCCCCGATATAGGGGAAAAGCTCCGTGAGGTCAGAGATGGGCTCCGTCTGCCTCAGTCAGACTGCGGGGTTCCGAGGACGACATATCAGCACTACGAGAGAGGTGACAGAAACCCGAGTGTCGGTTCCCTCGAAGAGATTGCTGATAGATTTGAGACGAGGAGAGATGAACTCAGAGAGCTTAAGAGACGTCTCAGAGACGACCCTGACTGGAGCCTCATATGTGAGACACGTGAGAGCCTCAGAGTCTCACAGGAGAGTCTCGCGTCTTCAGTCGGAGTTTCCCAAGCGTGGATAAGTGGAAAAGAGAATGAAGGGATTGCCGACGGTGGGAGTTTAGACATGGGTTCCCCAGATGAAGAGACGGTGCGTGCTGACGCAGTCGAACGTCTGAGGGAGGAGATAGACGACGCAGTTAGCTACGATGAAGATATCCTCGAAATACGTAAGCTCGCGGAGTCGTCTGTTCTGTGGGACAGAATAGAGTCGATAGAGAAGGTCGACCCCGACTACGACTACGTCTACGACCTCGAAGTCGAGGAGACACACAACTTCGTAACCAACGGTGTCTTCTCACACAACTCACAGCTACTCCAGTACGTTAAGAAGATAGCACCGAGGGGGGTCTATACCTCGGGTAAAGGATCGAGTGCCGCAGGGCTCACCGCCGCCGCAGTACAGGACGACTTCGGAGACGGAAAATGGACACTCGAAGCCGGTGCTCTCGTCTTAGCCGACAAGGGAATAGCATGTGTCGACGAGGTCGACAAGATGGATCCGAAGGACAGATCGGCACTCCACGAGGCACTAGAGCAGCAGTCCGTTAGCATATCCAAGGCGGGAATCAACGCGACGCTCAAGTCGAGATGTGCACTCCTCGGAGCGGCGAATCCGAAGTACGGAAGGTTCGACGAGTACGAGGGTATCGCAGAGCAGATAGAGCTAGAGCCCGCTCTGATATCACGTTTCGACCTCATATTCACAGTGACAGACGAAGCGGACGAAGAGAAGGACTCACGTCTTGCCGAACACATACTCACGACCAACTACGCGGGTGAGGTCTACGCTTCCGACTCGGAGTCGAGACCCGAACGTGAGGCGGAGGACGCCGACGAGATACAGGAGGAGATCTATCCCGAGATAGAGTCCGAGATGCTCCGGAAGTACGTCGCCTACTCTCGGCGCGAGTGTAAGCCTCAGATGACAGACGAAGCGCGTGACAGGGTCAGGGACTTCTACGTCGACCTGCGTTCGGAGGGTGAGGGGTCGGACGTGATCCCGATAACCGCGAGAAAGCTAGAAGCACTCGTCCGTCTCGCCGAGGCGAGCGCGAGGATGCGTCTGAGCGACGAGGTCGAAGTCGAGGACGCCGAACGTGCGATAGACATAGTCAAGGAGTCTCTAAGAGACGTGAGCTACGATCCCGAGACGGGTCAGTTAGACGCCGACATAGTCGAGACGGGACACTCGTCGTCACAGCGCGAGAGGATAAAGGATCTGAGCGACATCATACAGACGATAGCAGACGAGAGAGAAGACGGAAAGGCTCCGCGCGACGAGATACTCGAAACAGCCGAGGACCACGGGATGGAACGTGAGAAGGCACAGGAGGAGCTTAAGACGTTACAGAGGAACGGCGAGGTAATAGAGCCGTCACACGGGCATTTCCGTCTGGTTTAG
- a CDS encoding DUF555 domain-containing protein: MNYKVVVEAAVPVYDVETSDEAVRIAISKVGDMLNPDLNYVEINVGDRECEECGAEQDPAFIAADEGLVALELEMKVFNVESEEHASRVARKEIGQKLSDIPLKVTEVEEIEEEEVEEVEAGAETSEGEEGDLPGLDDILEE; the protein is encoded by the coding sequence ATGAACTACAAAGTAGTCGTTGAAGCAGCAGTACCGGTTTACGACGTAGAGACAAGTGACGAGGCAGTCAGGATAGCGATAAGCAAGGTCGGAGATATGCTTAACCCCGACCTCAACTACGTCGAGATCAACGTAGGTGACAGGGAGTGTGAGGAGTGCGGAGCCGAACAAGACCCCGCTTTCATAGCCGCAGACGAGGGTCTCGTGGCTCTCGAGCTTGAGATGAAGGTGTTCAACGTCGAGAGCGAGGAACACGCCTCACGAGTCGCTCGTAAGGAGATAGGTCAGAAGCTCTCCGACATACCACTCAAGGTCACTGAGGTCGAGGAGATAGAAGAAGAGGAAGTCGAAGAAGTCGAAGCCGGAGCCGAGACAAGTGAGGGAGAAGAAGGCGATCTTCCGGGTCTTGACGACATACTCGAAGAGTAA
- a CDS encoding VTT domain-containing protein, giving the protein MIQEFVLLSLSEYPALNGFLRSAVETATGWFGVAMIGIYSFLIAVVLPMPSEVVLAPVNTLDIGLGRLGTLGTIIVVSAVGKAAGSVAALHLGIKARESGPVTRFFQRRGYDPVEWSHKKGVEVAKEWGYVGMAVLLSVPFFPDTISIYAFAVLEDSYSKFAAAAFVGSVGRLLVTLGILGGGSLLI; this is encoded by the coding sequence GTGATCCAAGAGTTCGTCTTACTCTCCCTCTCGGAGTACCCCGCCCTCAACGGATTCCTGCGATCCGCCGTCGAGACTGCGACTGGATGGTTCGGGGTTGCGATGATAGGGATCTACTCTTTCCTGATAGCGGTAGTCCTCCCGATGCCGAGCGAGGTAGTTCTCGCCCCCGTCAACACACTCGACATAGGTCTCGGAAGACTCGGGACACTAGGTACGATAATAGTCGTGAGCGCCGTCGGAAAGGCAGCGGGGAGTGTCGCTGCCCTCCATCTCGGAATAAAGGCGAGGGAGTCAGGTCCTGTGACGAGATTCTTCCAGAGAAGGGGCTACGACCCCGTCGAGTGGTCACATAAGAAAGGGGTCGAGGTCGCCAAGGAGTGGGGATATGTCGGTATGGCAGTCCTACTCTCAGTGCCTTTCTTCCCTGACACGATATCCATATACGCCTTTGCAGTCTTAGAAGACAGCTACTCGAAGTTCGCCGCGGCTGCGTTCGTGGGAAGCGTCGGAAGACTCCTCGTGACTCTGGGAATACTCGGCGGAGGAAGTCTTCTTATCTGA
- a CDS encoding UPF0179 family protein produces MSSDSTPQNTQITLIGKKIAEVGEEFIFEGGTENCEVCPHSSTCLNLEEGVRYRVVDVREGGQDLDCGVHAGGSVRAVEVTESPVFAQVDSKKAFEGSTVSIDEETCDKKECKGYKYCVPEGLDFGEDYTIKETAGGSDIDCEHGRSLEFVELEKD; encoded by the coding sequence ATGTCATCAGACTCAACACCTCAGAACACACAGATCACTCTCATAGGAAAGAAGATAGCGGAGGTCGGAGAGGAGTTCATATTCGAGGGAGGAACCGAGAACTGTGAGGTCTGTCCTCACAGCTCTACGTGTCTCAACCTCGAAGAAGGAGTGCGTTACCGTGTCGTAGACGTACGTGAGGGAGGTCAAGACCTCGACTGCGGGGTTCACGCCGGAGGTAGCGTGCGTGCGGTCGAGGTCACCGAGTCACCCGTCTTTGCACAGGTCGACTCGAAGAAGGCGTTCGAGGGATCCACCGTCTCGATAGACGAGGAGACGTGTGACAAGAAGGAGTGCAAGGGCTACAAGTACTGTGTACCCGAGGGTCTCGACTTCGGGGAGGACTACACCATAAAGGAGACAGCCGGAGGCTCCGACATCGACTGTGAACACGGTAGGTCGCTTGAGTTCGTCGAACTCGAGAAGGACTAG
- a CDS encoding DUF2070 family protein: protein MSLGYGHASRLTRYLFKTPRWYLSLSFALVAGSITGLGGFGDGLIAAVMGFLFIGVPTVGAALATTPIDRYFGGNMTWNRSAFLAVLCEGITVVLISVAAVFQKYLGFDSFVYDALIASLALIFGVRFLVLMAVSRDSALRTLIPASLQTGFTAVILYFYTGLPLSGDYFTNLVITSGLYVMGSYVLVRLIDHPMRTSIGVSGLELLRGFLGYLTENTRELEEVFERMGESVKVPVTVLVFRRKKTQAETDEPDSEGDDLNQNQNQSRSHEKARFVLPMVHPGIMGEIGGGNLPFRLAETSDSLCFVPHATADHDFNPVSQREVEKLRAAADRAVESVEYNSEATRSRRLDCGDSHMIGQRFGDGVFLATTCSPKSCDDIRFSVGLSAISESHASGAEETMLVDAHNCYAANSGTIVSPGSERSYNIMDCAADLSESLVSDDTHPLRLGTAQSPTRWEIEDGMGPLGIRVAVLEAGDQTTAYALIDGNNMVPMLRDEIVDVITDDAGVDNAEVMTTDTHVVNRVESHNRIGEHIPHGELKTIIRSLVTDAVNDLEEVEAGMASSETEVIVFGNDRIERLASTTNAVASMGTALAVVATFAALMLSALVFFFN from the coding sequence ATGTCTCTCGGCTATGGACACGCGTCGCGTCTGACGCGTTATCTCTTCAAAACCCCCCGCTGGTATCTCTCTCTCTCGTTCGCCCTCGTCGCGGGTAGCATAACAGGTCTCGGTGGCTTCGGTGACGGCTTAATAGCCGCAGTCATGGGGTTTCTCTTCATAGGCGTTCCAACGGTAGGAGCCGCACTCGCCACGACCCCGATAGACAGGTACTTCGGCGGAAACATGACATGGAACCGTTCCGCCTTTCTCGCCGTCCTGTGTGAGGGCATAACAGTAGTCCTGATCTCGGTCGCGGCTGTCTTCCAGAAGTACCTCGGCTTCGACAGCTTTGTCTACGATGCCCTGATAGCGTCTCTGGCTCTAATATTCGGAGTGAGGTTTCTCGTCCTAATGGCTGTAAGCAGGGACTCGGCTCTCCGCACTCTGATACCCGCGAGTCTCCAGACCGGCTTCACAGCTGTAATACTCTACTTCTACACGGGTCTCCCCCTCTCGGGAGACTACTTCACCAACCTCGTGATAACATCGGGTCTGTACGTCATGGGGTCGTACGTCCTCGTCCGTCTCATCGACCACCCGATGAGGACGAGCATAGGAGTCTCGGGTCTCGAACTCCTCCGCGGCTTCCTCGGTTACCTCACTGAGAACACGCGTGAACTCGAAGAAGTCTTCGAGAGGATGGGAGAGTCAGTCAAGGTTCCCGTCACGGTTCTCGTCTTCAGGAGGAAGAAGACTCAGGCTGAGACTGATGAACCCGACTCCGAGGGAGATGACTTAAACCAAAACCAGAACCAAAGCCGAAGTCACGAGAAGGCGAGGTTCGTACTTCCGATGGTACATCCCGGAATAATGGGGGAGATAGGCGGCGGAAACCTCCCCTTCCGCTTAGCCGAAACCTCCGACTCGCTGTGTTTCGTGCCCCACGCGACTGCTGACCACGACTTCAACCCCGTGAGCCAGAGGGAGGTCGAGAAGCTACGTGCCGCAGCCGACAGAGCCGTCGAGTCGGTCGAGTACAACTCAGAAGCGACGAGGAGCCGACGTCTCGACTGCGGCGACTCACACATGATAGGACAGAGGTTCGGCGACGGCGTCTTCCTCGCTACGACGTGTTCGCCCAAGTCGTGTGACGACATCCGTTTCAGCGTGGGTCTGAGTGCGATAAGTGAGTCACACGCCAGCGGAGCCGAGGAGACGATGCTCGTCGACGCACACAACTGTTACGCCGCCAACTCGGGAACTATAGTCAGTCCGGGGTCGGAGAGGAGCTACAACATAATGGACTGTGCCGCCGATCTCTCCGAGTCGCTAGTCTCCGACGATACCCACCCGTTACGTCTCGGAACCGCTCAGTCGCCGACGAGATGGGAGATCGAGGACGGAATGGGTCCCCTTGGGATACGTGTCGCAGTCCTCGAAGCCGGCGACCAGACTACCGCTTACGCCCTCATAGACGGCAACAACATGGTTCCTATGCTCAGAGACGAGATAGTCGACGTCATAACTGACGATGCCGGCGTCGACAACGCCGAGGTCATGACGACCGACACACACGTCGTCAACAGGGTCGAGAGCCATAACCGGATAGGCGAACACATCCCCCACGGAGAGCTAAAGACTATAATTCGCTCACTTGTGACGGACGCAGTCAACGACTTAGAGGAGGTCGAGGCTGGAATGGCGTCGAGCGAGACAGAAGTTATCGTCTTCGGAAACGACAGGATAGAACGTCTCGCGAGTACCACCAACGCTGTGGCTTCGATGGGTACTGCGCTCGCAGTCGTCGCGACCTTCGCCGCACTGATGCTAAGCGCGCTCGTCTTCTTCTTTAACTGA
- the rplJ gene encoding 50S ribosomal protein L16 translates to MAGKPGSMYRDIEGMAYTRTEYIDGIPGSKITQFNMGDVSADDDEYPVAVTLVADEACQIRHSALESARVAANRNMIKELGEEGYKMRLRVHPHQVLRENKQATGAGADRVSDGMRQSFGRPVGTAARVDVGQKIFTARVVEADFDVAKDSLRRAYTKLPGPYSVVIDEGEEIVMD, encoded by the coding sequence ATGGCAGGAAAACCTGGGAGTATGTACCGCGACATCGAGGGTATGGCGTACACGAGGACGGAGTACATAGACGGGATTCCGGGTTCTAAGATTACTCAGTTCAACATGGGAGACGTCTCGGCTGACGACGACGAGTACCCCGTCGCTGTGACTCTGGTAGCCGACGAGGCGTGTCAGATACGCCACTCGGCTCTCGAGAGCGCGCGTGTCGCCGCGAACCGAAATATGATAAAGGAGCTCGGTGAGGAGGGCTACAAGATGAGACTCCGCGTTCACCCTCATCAGGTTCTGAGGGAGAACAAACAGGCGACAGGCGCGGGAGCCGACCGTGTCTCAGACGGAATGAGACAGTCTTTCGGAAGACCCGTCGGAACCGCGGCGAGGGTCGACGTAGGACAGAAGATCTTCACTGCGAGGGTCGTCGAGGCTGACTTCGACGTCGCCAAGGACTCGCTCCGCAGAGCCTACACGAAGCTGCCCGGTCCCTACTCGGTAGTCATAGACGAGGGCGAAGAGATCGTCATGGACTGA
- the tfe gene encoding transcription factor E → MTDFEDLLSNEVVQAYLQKLVGSEGMPVAMNPAEEEITDEDLAEELDMELNIVRRTLFILYENDLASYRRLRDEETGWLTYLWTFEYDEIHDNLRDEMKKLYESLDERYEYERQHQFYICEVCGIRFEFEEAMELDFNCPECGSPLESMDNDDLLEALESRMESIDEELNLKTPRFQ, encoded by the coding sequence ATGACGGATTTCGAGGATCTACTCTCGAACGAGGTAGTACAGGCATATCTCCAGAAGCTCGTGGGGTCGGAGGGTATGCCTGTCGCGATGAACCCAGCCGAGGAGGAGATCACCGACGAGGATCTCGCCGAGGAGCTCGACATGGAGCTGAATATAGTGAGGAGGACGCTCTTCATACTCTACGAGAACGACCTCGCGTCTTACAGACGTCTCCGTGACGAGGAGACGGGCTGGCTCACGTATCTCTGGACCTTCGAGTACGACGAGATACACGACAACCTCAGGGATGAGATGAAGAAGCTCTACGAGAGTCTCGACGAGAGGTACGAGTACGAGCGCCAGCACCAGTTCTACATCTGTGAGGTCTGTGGAATACGCTTCGAGTTCGAGGAGGCTATGGAGCTCGACTTCAACTGCCCCGAGTGTGGGTCTCCGCTCGAATCGATGGACAACGACGACCTACTCGAAGCCCTCGAGTCGAGGATGGAGAGCATAGACGAAGAGCTTAACCTCAAGACTCCCCGGTTCCAGTGA